One genomic region from Oncorhynchus clarkii lewisi isolate Uvic-CL-2024 chromosome 21, UVic_Ocla_1.0, whole genome shotgun sequence encodes:
- the LOC139378541 gene encoding tetraspanin-9-like: MARGCLCCVKYMLFLFNLLFWLGGCGLLGVGVWLSVSQGSFATLSPSFPSISAANLIITLGAVIMVTGFLGCLGAIKENKCLLLSFFITLLVILLVELILLILFFVYTDNVSENARQDLKEGLTLYSTNNNAGLRNAWNTIQTEWHCCGVNVYTDWHTALQEKVVPDHCCQNIYQDCGRNATNQFWTQGCYEKVEEWLDDNKHLLGTIAMCVLVIQLLGMAFSMTLYQQIHRSGKKYEA; the protein is encoded by the exons ATGGCTCGCGGCTGCCTCTGCTGCGTCAAATACATGTTGTTCCTCTTCAACCTGCTCTTCTGG TTGGGGGGCTGTGGTTTGTTGGGTGTGGGAGTGTGGTTGTCTGTGTCCCAGGGCAGCTTTGCCACCCTATCACCATCCTTCCCCTCCATCTCTGCTGCCAACCTCATCATCACCCTGGGTGCTGTCATCATGGTCACAGGCTTCCTGGGTTGTCTGGGTGCCATCAAGGAGAACAAGTGTCTGCTGCTGAGT TTTTTCATCACGTTGTTGGTTATTCTGTTGGTGGAGCTGATCCTACTCATCCTGTTCTTCGTATACACAGACAAT GTGAGTGAGAACGCCAGACAGGACCTGAAAGAGGGACTTACTCTGTACAGCACCAACAACAACGCGGGCCTCCGCAACGCCTGGAACACCATACAGACAGAG tggcATTGTTGTGGGGTGAATGTGTACACAGACTGGCACACTGCCCTGCAGGAGAAGGTGGTTCCTGACCACTGCTGCCAGAATATCTACCAGGACTGTGGGCGCAATGCCACCAACCAGTTCTGGACACAG GGTTGCTATGAGAAGGTGGAGGAGTGGCTGGAtgacaataaacacctgctgggAACCATTGCCATGTGTGTTCTGGTCATAcag CTCCTGGGAATGGCCTTCTCCATGACTTTGTACCAGCAGATCCACCGATCCGGGAAGAAGTACGAAgcttag